In Leptospira congkakensis, the DNA window TTTGCAGGAATTATGGACATTCGTGGAAAAGTAGTTCGGATGATTGACCTTGCCAAACGGCTTAACATCAAAAATATTTCAGAAACCGCAGACAGAGCCATCGTCATCAATGTTTCTGGAAAATCCATTGGTGTGATTGTGGATAAGGTTTCCCATGTGGTTCATTTTCCAGCAAACCAAGTGGATCCACCTCCACCATCAGTGAAAGGAATTTCATCTAGATACATCACGGGTGTGGGTAAAAAAGACAGTCGATTCATTATCCTCATCGACATTGAAAAAATCTTAACCGTGGAAGAAGTTACCGAACTTGCAACCGTCTAACGGTGCAAGGGTTCTCTTTCTGTATTATTAAATATGATCATCTCTAAGTTTTATTATTTAAGAAAAAATTTGTACTCCATGGCAGAACTTGTTTTGGAGCAGGTGATTCTTTTAAGTGAAGCTTTGGAAGATGATGATTATGCCCAAGCAGAACGGATTGTAGAACGAGATGATCTGATTGATGATTTGGAAAAGGAAAATGATAACCTTTCCCAAAATGCCATTTTAGAAGCGGTGAGTAATCGTAACATTCTCGGAATGGGTGATGTAGACAACGATATCGTTTTAAAAAAAGATCCCCTTCGGTTTGCACTCTCTGCCATTCGGATTACCAGAAACATGGAACGGATGGGAGACCAAGTGGTCAATTGTGCCGATGTCTTTCGTCACAAAACCATTCGCAAAGGCCTATTCAAAAACGAAGAACCAATGACTCTCATTTTATCTCGAGTGACTACACTTGCAGGAATGGCCATAGAATCTCTCGTAGAAGAAAAAGAAAGATTTATGGGCAGTGTCAATACCCTGGAAGATGAGTTAAACGCACTTTGTGACCAAGCTTTTCAAAAGTATAGGTCCGTTCCTGATATGGAAAAACAAGAATTTGCTGATGTATACCGAATCATTCTCGCACTTGAGAGGTTAGGTGATTATGCGGTAAACGTTGCGGAAGAACTTGTGCGACTCAATACAGGAAAAGACATCCGCCATTTGGAAAATACTGGCAATAACCGTAATTTATATCAGTAGTCAAATAACGAAACATTAGTTGGGAATAGACTAACAAAGTTCAACTCCACAACTTTCCTGTGTTTTAATGACTTTATATTACCAATAAAACTTCTATTTTCTCCTGATTCTACCCACTCAAATTCAGTTAGATGGGAAGAGGTTGAGTGCCATTAACGGCCTCCGAGTTTGTTTTGTAATCAGTCACTGAAAATTAAAATTCTTGATTCTATCGTTAAATCGAGAGTTATCATTATTTAAGTTATAAAATGATCAGTGCTACTTTTATTTTTAAACAAAAAAAATCAGATTCCGAATTTGAAACTTTGGACAAGTCTATTGAATTGTTTGTAGAAAATCATCCTGAATATCTTGGAAAAGATAGTTGGGTGAATTTAGAACAAGGAACCATGGCAGTTGTATATTATTTTAAATCCTATGTTGGTTTGGAATCTTTAAAGACGTTTACCGATCATAAGTCGGCAAAATCTCAATATAAGAAATGGTATGAGGGTTACCAAGTCGTCATCGCAGAGGTCACAAAAACTTACGGTGATGGTGGGATTGTCCATGTAACTAATTCCTAAATAAATTGGGATTAGTTACATGTATGGATTGGCGGGAATGGATTTGATTCAGTTATGCCATGTCCTTTGTGGTGCTGATTTCATTATAAGTTTGAAATAAAGTTTCTATATAAAATGGTTTGCTTATAAAACCATCCATTCCTACTGCAAAACACTTTTCTTTATGTTCTTTAAGGACATGTGCAGTGACTGCGATAATGATTGTTTTTTCCGATTTGTTTTTTTCGAGTTCCCGAATTTTCGTAGTGGCAACAAATCCATCCATCACAGGCATTTCGCAATCCATAAGAATCAAATCGTATTTGTTTTGTTGGAAAAGTGTTACCGCTTCCTCTCCATTTTCCGCAACATCAAAATTGATATTAAATTTTCGTAAAAGCCCACCCATCACTTTTTGATTGAGGATGTTGTCTTCGACGATTAGAAAGTTTTGATTTACAAACATAGATTCTAACGAATTGAGTTTGTTTGAGTTTTTATCAGATGGTTGATTTACATTTGTCGAATCTTCATTTTCGATAGGAAGAATGCAGTAAAATAAACTTCCGATCCCTAGTTCACTACTGACTCCAATCGTTCCTCCGAGTAAAGATACCAAACGTTCTGAAATGGAAAGTCCAAGTCCCGTGCCACCATATTTTCGTGAGGTGGAAGTATCCGCTTGTGAAAACTTGTGGAATATAGATTCCATTTTATCTTTTGCGATTCCGATCCCTGTATCTTCAACTTCAATTCGAATTTTATCGGATTCTCTTTTGACGCGAAGTACGACGGAACCTTTTTCCGTGAATTTGATTGCGTTACCCAGTAAATTGAATATGATTTGGCGAATTCTACCCGGATCTGAATAAATATATTGAGGAACTTCAGAATCAATTTCCAGTTTTAAATCAATGGATTTCCATTTGGATTCAATGGCTAATAAATCGTAAACTTCAGAAACTAAATGATAAAAATCAAAACTTAGTTTTTCGATTTTCATTTTCCCAACTTCTATTTTTGAAAAATCAAGTATATCGTTGAGAATGATGAGGAGTGATTTTCCAGCAGAAGCAATCGTTGTTACTAAAGATTTTTGTTCTTCATCTAGATTGGTTTTAAAAAGAATTTGTGTGAGGCCAATCACTCCATTCAAAGGAGTTCGAATTTCATGGCTCATGGAAGCTAAAAATTCTGATTTGGCACGGTTGGCGATTTCTGCTGAATCTTTTGCTCTTTCTAATTCATTTTGAATTTCTTTTGTGATACTAATATCGGTTGAGATACCACAGAGCGCGTAGATTTCTCCGTTCTCATTTCTTAAAGGCAGTTTTACAGTAAGATAAGTAGTAACCTTTTCATCTATTAAATTTCGAATGGATTCTTCTGTTCGAAGAGTTTTTCCATCAATAAGAACGGATTTATCATTTGCGATCAGAATCTTGGCAGCATCTTTGTTCAAAAACTTTTCATCAGTTTGGTTTATGATTTCTTCAAATGGATGTCCAAATAAATTACAAACTTCTTTATTTGCAAATATGTATTTCCCGTTTATATCTTTTAAATAGATACAAGCTGAAACATTGTCTAAAATTTCGCGAAGCCTGGATTCACTATTGATTAATCGTTGTTTTGTGGATTCCCCATTTTCGTATAACTCCTGAAGCCTTTTTTGGGTAGTGTTTAACCTACCTAAAATAGAGTTTCTATGATCAACGGGATGGATATCACCATAAAAATTTCCATCTCCCAGTAGAGATATCTTTCGAAACGCTTCGTCTACACTACCTCCGATGATGGAAGTTAGGGATCTATGTGTTAAAAACAAACTAATTGCAAAAAATATACCTGTAGCTATGAGTATTGTCCGCAGAAAAAAAACGATATCTTTTGCATCTTCAATGGCTTTTGTGGTTCGATCATTTAATTGATTGTATAAATCATTGATCGGTTTCATGATTTCTGCTTTTGCATGTAGGTAATTGTCATCGTATAACAATGCGATGGCTTTAGGATTTGGATTTGATCCCTTCCTCATGTCTCTTTCTGCAATGGACATGGCCTCAAATTCAATTTTTGTTAGCTGGTCCGATTTAAGTTTTGATTCTGAAAGTAAAATAAAATCGGATTCATGGAAATTTGCATTTCTCATCGATTCGTAAATGCTGATTGTTTCTCCTTCTTCCGAAGGGGCAGGGAGTTTGTTTGCAATGACAAGATCCCAGTAGGCGTAACTATAATCATTCGGTCTAGGGCGTTTGCCATTCCGAATGTCTAAGATCATTTGGAAGTATGTTTTATACTTTTTGTCTCTTTGGATGACATACAACCTCACTAAGTTTGTGAGTTGGTCTGAAGATTGGCGAAGTTCATTGGCAATTTGTAAGGATTTGTATCTGTTTTCTTCTGCCTCATCAATATTCCTTTCGCTCGCAGTATAAAATAAAAAGGCAGTAGCGACAAAAATAAAGAGGACTATGTTCAATAAAAGGTAGGGAAATAATTTACCTCTTTTTGACCAAATTCGTTCCGGCATGGCAGAAATTTAATGATTCGATTTTAAAGGTAAACAATAATATTATGATCGGATGTAAATACAGAAACAGGGAGACGTTCCTAGTCGACACACCCATCGGAAATGTGACAAGTTGTTCGTAGCTTAAAAAAAATGGATCAAAAACTCGTACACTTACTAGAAATTAGGAGGGTTTTCCCTTTCCTTCCATATACGCTTGTAGTTCTTGTTGTAAACCTTCGGGAAGGTTTAGGCCTCTTGCGCGAATTCTTTCGTTGTATTTGTTAAAAGACATTCTGTGTTGGTTGGTGTTGAGATAACCTTCCAATGCTTCGGCCGCCCAGGACATAATTTCTTTTACAAAGTCGTGGTTTTCTTCCAATTGATCACAGAAAGGAATGAAGAGAGGGCGATTGACCGGCCTACCAATATTTCGATAAAACAAAAGGCAATACAAAGTTTCATCGCCTAAAACCGATTCCGTTCTAATTTTTTCTTCTACATATTTTAGATTGATAGCATCCAGATAATCAATGTTAACTGTTTCGGGTGCCAGTCGTTTCGAAACAAATTTTGAAATTTCAGCTTTTACAAAACTCAAATTCGTACAATGTGCGGGACAACAACTTTGGTCTTTGTGAAGATCACATTCCAACATTAAAATACAATCAACATCCGAGGTTGGATCTACAATACCGAAGTTGATGGAACCTAGTAGTTCCAAGGCAACTTCATACCCTTTTCGTGATAATTCTTGAGTGGCCAGCCGGAAAGCCTGCATACGTTTTAGGGCATATTTGGTATCATAATTTCGGTATTTGTTTTTGAGGACAAGATACCTTTCGACGATGTTTTTTGACATAAGAGATCCAGTTCTGCTGGTGAATTGCCTTACATTGAACGCCAGTCATTCCAATTATACAACACCTTTTGGTTGTCGAAATTTGATTTTTCGCCGATAGTTAAGATCAGGGAACCCAAGCAAATTGAACCAGAAGGAAAAGATCCAGGGAAACTTGGGGAAAAGTAACAGAGTGAAATTGGAAAGTCACTTTCTTTGGAAACTGGGGCAGTTTTGTGAGCTAGTGAAAAAGGTAAGTCAGTTACTTTTTCGCGTGGCTTACCTTCGATATTGCCTTACCTTTTCATTTGGATTTATTTATCTCATCCTCTCTGGAAATGGGAAGATTTGGGCAGGGGAGGAGGACCGAAGGAATCCTTTGTCAGGACTCTATTTATCTCCCTTACAAGTGATCTCAACCGAAGAGATCAAAACATTAGATTCTGAAAAACGAATTCCTATAGACGAAGATTCTGGAATTGCCCTTCGGGAAGAACCAAAGGCAGTGGATCCCAATGCGGCGGATGTTCCGGTAGTTCCTGGGGCAGATACTCCCGTTGAAACCTCGGGTTTGGAAACAGGGCCTAAAAATTTGGAAACTAAGATTCGTGAGGCGGAAGGTCTTCTCAAACGTTACTATAGCCAGTTCATTGAAGAAAAACGAATTTGGGAAGATCGAGAAAAAGGAAACGTTTATAATTCAAGAACAGAGATGAATGACATTCGTCTTTTGTTATGGCAAAGCACTCATAAAAATTCTGAAACTTATATCGTTCGGGATTCTCCATTATTATATAATTTACATATAAGACTTGCTAGGTTGTATGTTGAGTCAGAAAAATTTGCACCTGCGTTACGTCATTACCTTGCAGCGTTTAAATACCATCCTTTAGAAATGACCGAAGAGGGATTTAGAAAAGGGGAATGGCAAAAAGAAGATATTTTGGGTTATGATGCATCATCGGCCAAAGAACATGATCGTTTGTTTAATGAGTGGAAACTATCAGAAGAAAAATTAAAAAAAACTAAAGATGAAATCCATATAAAAGAAAGTAATTGGATTCGCGAAGGGAAAAGTTTATCAACCTTGGCTCCGCAATCAAAAGTATGGAAAGAAGAGATTCGGATTGCAGAAGAAAATAGAAAATCAGCCAAACAGAAGTATGATGAATCAGTTAATCTTAGATATATATCCTATCTTGATAAACGAAAACAAATTGAGTCCAATGATTTATATGCATTTGCTAATGTTATCAGAAAATTAGAAGATGATAACAAGGAACGTTTAAAGATTGTTAACAAACTCGGTACTGCTGGTAAAGGGATTTATGTTTTATTTGATTACAAACGGAACACGGATTTTTTTGCTTATGAATTGATTTTGGAAAGAGCATATCGCATTTGGAATGAAAATCCTTCTGTACTCACGGATATTGCGGAGCAGTATAGACAAGATGGTAAAAAAGAACGAGCCACAGACTTTTATGAAAAAGGTTTAAACGAACTTTTAAAAATTAAAAATCCATCTGCGGAAGAACAAGAAAAAATTACCAAATCGAATTTACGGTTAGCCACCATCAATGCTGACTTGAAGAGAAATATTCTCGCCGGCCAATACTATGAAAAGTATTTCAATTTATCGCCAGATTCTGTTGATAAAACGAGAGTTTCCTATGAAATTGGAGTGTTTTTTAATGCACAAATTGGTGATCCTGATCGAGCCGCGAATTTTTTAGAGTATTGGTTGGAGCGCAATAGTAAGGATTGGAATCCTTCTTTGGATGTTGAGACAGGTCTTACGGAACTCGAATCGATTGCTTATTATTATCTCAGTAAAAAAGATAAAAAACACAAACGAAATGAATTAGAGCGAAATAAACTCAACATTGCTTTTGCCCAGTGGAAGAAATTAGATGAAAAGTTGATTCTTGCTGAAAATGAATTAAAAGATTTAATTGAGAAAAAACAAACTCTTAAAAAAGATCTGATGGTAACTACACTTGATGATATTCTTTCCCAATATCGATTGATGGATTTAAAAATCGAAGACCAGGAAGCTGTCATTCGTGTATTGGAAACAAAAAAAAGTAAAATCCCTCTCATCAAAATTTTGTTTCGATTGGGTGTTCTTGCCGAGGAATCCAGAGATTTTGTCAAAGCAAAAGAATTTTACGAACGTATCATCAATGAAGGTGGCGAAACAGACATTAGAGTGGCGTTAAAAGAATTGGAACGCGTTAGAAAAATTTTAGAAACAGGAAATATAATACCGCCGCTTAGCGAGAGTATTTGATGATTTCATCAGTTTGATCACCAGCTAATTCTTGTTCCAGGTTCTCTTGTGTGTAACCTTCAACTGGTAAAACACGAAATTTTACCTCGTCAACTGTATCACCTTCATGAACAATTTTAATTAAGTATTCACCAGTTCTTAAAAGAGAAAACTCATCTCTAATGGCATGAGAATCTGGTTCCGCTCTTTTCTTTTTGATATCAATTTCGACAAAGTCCAATTCATAACGATTGAGTGAAATATAAAAGTCAGTTTCTGAACCAGGGTTTCTAGAGAACTGGTATACATAGTGAATGGTATCAGTTGGAGAAAAGATAAGATCATCCCGCATCATTTTATAATCGGTGATGGTCTGGATGTGTTTTTCCAAAATATCCATTTCTTCCATTTGAGTTGTGGTCCAACCGAATTCGCCTTTTGGAACTCCACATTGGATGAGAGTGAGAACAAACAGTATGGGAAGGAGCGGAAATATACGTTTGGAAAAATTCTGAATGAGGGGACTTGGCACCGAATTCTGTCTCATCTTAGTTTTATTTTCGACAGAATTATGAATTCACAAGGCAGGAAATCGGAACTTTAGTCTATAATTTTTCCGCGTTCCGAGATATCCTTTTCTTTCGGTGGGAATCCATTTACCTCTCGTGATTCTGTTTCTCTTTGGTTTTTGCCAAATTCTTCCGCGATTTTTGCAGGTAAAATGAGGATGCGGCTCACCCAACGCAAAACCAAAAAAAGGAGAATGGAAAGGACAATGATTTTAGCCATAACACCTCAGCGAGCGCGAAGGGATTTGGGAAGGTGTCGGTCTTCCTCATTTTCTCCCCATCCGAGCTTGGTAACACCATACAATCCCACTAGGAGAAAAAGGAAAACGGAAAGATAAAGAATGGGGCTGTATTCTTCGGAATAAAAAACCTTTCCTTCCCCGGGTTTCGGAACTTTTTTCGGTGTTTGGGGCAATCCGAATTTCCTGGCAAGGGACTCAACCTGGATGAAGTTGATGACGGGAATTTCTTTTTCCAAAAAGGACTTAATGACGGAATTTGGAATATGGACTTCCTCGGGCAAACCGGTGATGAGGCCATTTTTAAAAACTTGTTTCCCAAGGTTTGTTC includes these proteins:
- a CDS encoding PAS domain-containing hybrid sensor histidine kinase/response regulator yields the protein MPERIWSKRGKLFPYLLLNIVLFIFVATAFLFYTASERNIDEAEENRYKSLQIANELRQSSDQLTNLVRLYVIQRDKKYKTYFQMILDIRNGKRPRPNDYSYAYWDLVIANKLPAPSEEGETISIYESMRNANFHESDFILLSESKLKSDQLTKIEFEAMSIAERDMRKGSNPNPKAIALLYDDNYLHAKAEIMKPINDLYNQLNDRTTKAIEDAKDIVFFLRTILIATGIFFAISLFLTHRSLTSIIGGSVDEAFRKISLLGDGNFYGDIHPVDHRNSILGRLNTTQKRLQELYENGESTKQRLINSESRLREILDNVSACIYLKDINGKYIFANKEVCNLFGHPFEEIINQTDEKFLNKDAAKILIANDKSVLIDGKTLRTEESIRNLIDEKVTTYLTVKLPLRNENGEIYALCGISTDISITKEIQNELERAKDSAEIANRAKSEFLASMSHEIRTPLNGVIGLTQILFKTNLDEEQKSLVTTIASAGKSLLIILNDILDFSKIEVGKMKIEKLSFDFYHLVSEVYDLLAIESKWKSIDLKLEIDSEVPQYIYSDPGRIRQIIFNLLGNAIKFTEKGSVVLRVKRESDKIRIEVEDTGIGIAKDKMESIFHKFSQADTSTSRKYGGTGLGLSISERLVSLLGGTIGVSSELGIGSLFYCILPIENEDSTNVNQPSDKNSNKLNSLESMFVNQNFLIVEDNILNQKVMGGLLRKFNINFDVAENGEEAVTLFQQNKYDLILMDCEMPVMDGFVATTKIRELEKNKSEKTIIIAVTAHVLKEHKEKCFAVGMDGFISKPFYIETLFQTYNEISTTKDMA
- a CDS encoding LIC_12238 family plasminogen-binding lipoprotein yields the protein MRQNSVPSPLIQNFSKRIFPLLPILFVLTLIQCGVPKGEFGWTTTQMEEMDILEKHIQTITDYKMMRDDLIFSPTDTIHYVYQFSRNPGSETDFYISLNRYELDFVEIDIKKKRAEPDSHAIRDEFSLLRTGEYLIKIVHEGDTVDEVKFRVLPVEGYTQENLEQELAGDQTDEIIKYSR
- a CDS encoding tetratricopeptide repeat protein, translating into MKLESHFLWKLGQFCELVKKVSQLLFRVAYLRYCLTFSFGFIYLILSGNGKIWAGEEDRRNPLSGLYLSPLQVISTEEIKTLDSEKRIPIDEDSGIALREEPKAVDPNAADVPVVPGADTPVETSGLETGPKNLETKIREAEGLLKRYYSQFIEEKRIWEDREKGNVYNSRTEMNDIRLLLWQSTHKNSETYIVRDSPLLYNLHIRLARLYVESEKFAPALRHYLAAFKYHPLEMTEEGFRKGEWQKEDILGYDASSAKEHDRLFNEWKLSEEKLKKTKDEIHIKESNWIREGKSLSTLAPQSKVWKEEIRIAEENRKSAKQKYDESVNLRYISYLDKRKQIESNDLYAFANVIRKLEDDNKERLKIVNKLGTAGKGIYVLFDYKRNTDFFAYELILERAYRIWNENPSVLTDIAEQYRQDGKKERATDFYEKGLNELLKIKNPSAEEQEKITKSNLRLATINADLKRNILAGQYYEKYFNLSPDSVDKTRVSYEIGVFFNAQIGDPDRAANFLEYWLERNSKDWNPSLDVETGLTELESIAYYYLSKKDKKHKRNELERNKLNIAFAQWKKLDEKLILAENELKDLIEKKQTLKKDLMVTTLDDILSQYRLMDLKIEDQEAVIRVLETKKSKIPLIKILFRLGVLAEESRDFVKAKEFYERIINEGGETDIRVALKELERVRKILETGNIIPPLSESI
- a CDS encoding phosphate signaling complex PhoU family protein; this translates as MIISKFYYLRKNLYSMAELVLEQVILLSEALEDDDYAQAERIVERDDLIDDLEKENDNLSQNAILEAVSNRNILGMGDVDNDIVLKKDPLRFALSAIRITRNMERMGDQVVNCADVFRHKTIRKGLFKNEEPMTLILSRVTTLAGMAIESLVEEKERFMGSVNTLEDELNALCDQAFQKYRSVPDMEKQEFADVYRIILALERLGDYAVNVAEELVRLNTGKDIRHLENTGNNRNLYQ
- a CDS encoding chemotaxis protein CheW — protein: MAKETSSANQFIHEQYIIFNLGDEEYAIPITIVEEIVKITNLIRVPQSKSFFAGIMDIRGKVVRMIDLAKRLNIKNISETADRAIVINVSGKSIGVIVDKVSHVVHFPANQVDPPPPSVKGISSRYITGVGKKDSRFIILIDIEKILTVEEVTELATV